Part of the Geoalkalibacter ferrihydriticus DSM 17813 genome is shown below.
GCGCACCCTCAAGGAATTCGACCAGTTACAGGATGGTTATCAGCGCGCCTCGCTGCGCGTCATCAACTGGGATGCCTGCCTCTATGCCGGGGTCGAGGCCCTGGGCGCGGTGGCCATCGCTGCCATTCTGTGGAAGGGCGGCGGCGAGGTGATCGCCGGGGTGACGAGCTTCGGCGTGTTGGTGGCCTTTATCGAATACGTACAGAAATTTTTTGCCCCCTTGCGCGATCTTTCGGCGAAATATTCCGTCATCCAGTCGAGCAACGCCTCCCTGGAGCGCACCTTCGATCTGCTCGACCGCGCTCCCGAGCCCTCAGGAGTTGAGGTCCCTCGCAAAGGTGCGGGCGCGATTCGCTTGGAAAACCTCAGCTTTGCCTACGATGATCAGGCCCCAGTGCTGCGCGGCATCGACCTGGCGCTGCGTCCCGGCGAAACTCTGGCCCTGGTCGGCGACACGGGCAGCGGCAAGACCACTCTCGCCCGCCTGTTGTTGCGCTTTTATGAGCCGACGGCGGGGCGCATTCTGCTCGACGACCAGGATCTGGCCGCAATGGATCCGGCCGAGGTGCGTCGTCGTATCGGCTGGATCTCCCAAGAGCCTTTTCTGTTCGACGGCAGCGTCCATGACAACCTCGACGGCGAGCGTCGCCGCAGCGCCACCGAATTGAATGAGATTCTGGACCGCACCGGGGCCGCTGAGGTGGTGGCGCGCCTGGGAGGGCTTGAGGCTCACATCAGTGAGCGTGGCCGCAACCTCTCCGCCGGGGAGCGGCAACTTCTGTGCCTGGCGCGCGCCCTGGTGCCCGATCCGCAATGGTTGATTCTCGACGAGGCCACCAGCCGCCTGGACGCTGAAACCGAAGAACAGGTGCGCGCCGGCATGGATGCCGCGCGCCAGGGGCGCGGCGCGCTGCTCATCGCTCACCGTCTGCGCTCCATCGTGCATGCCGAACGCATCGTCGTGCTGCGCCGCGGCCGCGTTGTCGAAGATGGCACGCACCGCGAATTGCTAAGGGCCGGGGGGCTGTATGCCAGGTTGTGGCGATTGCAGGCCTTGGAGAATAACTATGAAACGTAACGATTCAGCTGCCACGTCCCACAGTACCGCAGGATGCGGCGGTTGAGCGCTGCGGCAAATGTTTGAGCCGCAGGTGAGTTTTTGCCGCACGCGATGCCGCCGNACAGTACCGCAGGATGCGGCGGTTGAGCGCTGCGGCAAATGTTTGAGCCGCAGGTGAGTTTTTGCCGCACGCGATGCCGCCGGGTCCTGCGGTGCATGCTGAGCAGTTACGATGAAACAAGGATTTTGAGGGACAGGGAGGACTTCACGGGGTAAAATTGCCCCTGACGTCCCGCAGTTTCTTTTTTTCTTGAAAGTGGTGGCCCCATGAAACCAATCCTCATCTTATTGCTCAGCCTGCTCACCGCTTGTGCGGCGCCGCTGCCGGACGCACCCGTGGTTGCGCCGCCGGCCGCCTCGCCCGCGGCGCTGACGTCGGCTCTGGCGGCCCTGCCCGGTGCCGAACTCCTGGACACCGATGAGATCGGCATCCGCTATCCCGGTGAGGTGCTGTTCTCGTCCGGAGCGGTGTTGCCCTTACCCGGAGGGGTGGGTCTGCTCGATCCCCTGGCAAGGTTTCTTGTTGATTATCCGGGAAATCGCTGGGCTCTGAAAGTGCGGGCCGAAACCGAGTTCGGCGAGGAATATGACCAGCGCCTGGCCGAGGGGCGCGCTGAACTCCTGAAACGCTATCTGCTGCGCCGCGGAGTGGCGCCCGGACAACTCGACTGGCAGATTGAGGCGGGCGCGGGTGCGCCGCTGGAGGTGCTCTCCCTCGATCCCCCCTTGTCGGGGGGGAGGTCCTAAGGCGTTGCGCAGGGCGCGCCAGAGTCTCTCTACGGCCGGATGGCGCGGATTTCGTCGGGAGTGAAGGTGTAGACTTCCTTGCAGAATTCGCAGGTGACCTGGATCGGCTCTTTTTCTTCCACCAGTTCGTCAACCTCTTGCGTGTCGAGCCCGGCCAGCATCCTGCCGACCTGGCGGCGATTGCAGGTGCAGCGAAAGATGAGATCGCTGGTTTGCTTGACATCGAAGGGAATGTCGATCAGTAAGCGCTCGAGAATGGCATTCGCATCCAGGCCCTCCCTGAGCAGGCTGGTCACTGCCGGCATATTGCGCAGGCGTTCTTCGAGCAGAGCGATGCGTGACTCGTCGCCCCCCGGCATCGCCTGGATGATGAAGCCGCCTGCCGCGCCCACGCTGCCGTCGGTTTCCACATAGGCGCCGAGGGACACCGCCGAGGGTACTTGCTCAGAGGTTGTGAGGTAATAGGCGAGGTCTTCGCCGATCTCGCTGCTCACCAGGTGCACGGTGCCGCGGTAGGGCTCGCGCAGGCCCAGATCTTTGGTGACATGGAGAAAGCCGGCCTTGCCCACCGCGCCCACGACGTCGAGACGGCCATCCTTGAGGGGCAGGTTCGGGTGAGGATTTTTAACGGTGGCGCGCACCCGGCCCTGGGCATCGGTCTCGGCGCTCATGCGCATCAGCGGACCGTTGCCCTCGATTGTCAGGTTGAGGCGCTGGTCGCCCTTGAGCAATCCGCCCATGAGGGCGGCGCCGGTCACCAGGCGTCCCAGCGCGAGCGCTGCCGTGGGGTCGGCATTTTGCCGCCGCCGGCTTTCTTCCGCCAGGCTGGTGGTGACCGCCGCCAGGCCGCGCAGGCTGCCGTCGCGCGTGAGAACGCGTATGAGCTGATCTTTCATTACAACTCCTCGAAATGACGTGAGTTATGGCCGGGCGCGGGCTTGCCTTGGCGCCTGCTTGTGGTATCCTGACAGAATCGTTGATCCACGCCTGAGGGCGAAGATTAGCGGATTTCTTCTACTTGTGGCAAGACCCAAAGGAGGATTGCAGTCATGAAGATTGTTTTGCCCACCGCCGGCAAAGGCACGCGCCTGCGCCCTCACACCAACACCAAGGCCAAATCCCTGGTGCATGTGGCCGGCAAGACGGTGCTTGAACACATCGTTTCACGTCTGGCGCCGCTCAACGCCGAAGAATACATCTTTATCAACGATGAGGACAACGGCCCCCAAGTCATGGACTTCATGGCCGAGACCTTTCCTCAGCTCAACTGCTGGGCTACCCTGCAGAAGGAGCGCCTCGGCCCCGCCCACGCCGTGTCCCTTGCCGCGCCGCGCATCAATTCCGGCGACGACGTGCTGGTCGTGTTCAACGATACCATTTTCGTTGCCGATCTCGACCGCATTGCGCAACTCTGCTCCGACTGCGATGGTCTCATCTATTCCAAGGAGGTCGAGGATTATCAGCGCTTCGGCGTCAATGTGGTCGACGAGGCGGGCTTTATCGTCGATATGGTGGAAAAACCCGACACTCCGATCTCGCGCCTGGCGCAGGTGGGACTTTACTATCTCAAGGACGGGCGCGGCTTCATGGATTTTCTTGAGCGCACCATTCAGGCCGGTGAAACCGTCAAAGGCGAGTATTACCTGCCGGCGGTGTTCATGAACATGATCCGCGCCGGCCTCAAGCTCAAGGCCCCGACCATTGACGCCTGGCTTGATTGCGGCAAACCCGAAACCCTGCTGGAGACCAACCGTTATCTTCTGGCCGGCCGTCACCACGCCCATGGGGAAGTGCGCGATTCGGTGCTTATTGATCCGGTGCACATCGAAAAGGGGGCGGTGGTACAAAATGCCATCCTCGGTCCCAATGTCAGCGTCGCCGCCGGCAGCGTGATCGCCGACAGCATCGTGCGCGACAGCATCATCAATGCCGACAGCGAGGTGCGCTCGATGATTCTCGATGGCTCCATCATCGGTGAATCGGCACGTCTGATCGGCGCTGCGCGGCGCATGAATATCGGCGATCACTCCCTGGTCGAGATGTCGTAGGGGCGACGCATGCGTCGCCCTGTGCAAGGCATGCGTCGTTCCGGCCCGGGGCGCACGGCTGTGCGCCCCTACACGGATGCCATCATGCACAGGGCCGCATAAACCTTCGCGGCCGCCAGCACCTGGGCAAAGGGGGTGTGCTCGTCGGGGGTATGGGCGACTTCGAGGGCTCCGGGGCCGAGAATCAGGGGCTTGACGCCGGCTTCGAAAAAC
Proteins encoded:
- a CDS encoding ABC transporter ATP-binding protein; the encoded protein is MPHGHHHDSDEITGRHLDWALLRRFVGYLLAYRGAALAALVLLPAVAAAKLIQPYLLMVAIDEYILPGNIAGLWLIALLFLLALAAESLLTYAQAYAVQWVGQRIMADLRREGFARLLRLPVSFFDHQPSGRLVTRLTSDVENVGELFGAGVVSALGDLLTLAAIVVIMLWINPSLSLVAFAVIPFLLILGLLFRHYIRHANRQVRSRLAGINGFVAERIAGTDEVRLFVQEERTLKEFDQLQDGYQRASLRVINWDACLYAGVEALGAVAIAAILWKGGGEVIAGVTSFGVLVAFIEYVQKFFAPLRDLSAKYSVIQSSNASLERTFDLLDRAPEPSGVEVPRKGAGAIRLENLSFAYDDQAPVLRGIDLALRPGETLALVGDTGSGKTTLARLLLRFYEPTAGRILLDDQDLAAMDPAEVRRRIGWISQEPFLFDGSVHDNLDGERRRSATELNEILDRTGAAEVVARLGGLEAHISERGRNLSAGERQLLCLARALVPDPQWLILDEATSRLDAETEEQVRAGMDAARQGRGALLIAHRLRSIVHAERIVVLRRGRVVEDGTHRELLRAGGLYARLWRLQALENNYET
- the hslO gene encoding Hsp33 family molecular chaperone HslO; the encoded protein is MKDQLIRVLTRDGSLRGLAAVTTSLAEESRRRQNADPTAALALGRLVTGAALMGGLLKGDQRLNLTIEGNGPLMRMSAETDAQGRVRATVKNPHPNLPLKDGRLDVVGAVGKAGFLHVTKDLGLREPYRGTVHLVSSEIGEDLAYYLTTSEQVPSAVSLGAYVETDGSVGAAGGFIIQAMPGGDESRIALLEERLRNMPAVTSLLREGLDANAILERLLIDIPFDVKQTSDLIFRCTCNRRQVGRMLAGLDTQEVDELVEEKEPIQVTCEFCKEVYTFTPDEIRAIRP
- a CDS encoding sugar phosphate nucleotidyltransferase, with product MKIVLPTAGKGTRLRPHTNTKAKSLVHVAGKTVLEHIVSRLAPLNAEEYIFINDEDNGPQVMDFMAETFPQLNCWATLQKERLGPAHAVSLAAPRINSGDDVLVVFNDTIFVADLDRIAQLCSDCDGLIYSKEVEDYQRFGVNVVDEAGFIVDMVEKPDTPISRLAQVGLYYLKDGRGFMDFLERTIQAGETVKGEYYLPAVFMNMIRAGLKLKAPTIDAWLDCGKPETLLETNRYLLAGRHHAHGEVRDSVLIDPVHIEKGAVVQNAILGPNVSVAAGSVIADSIVRDSIINADSEVRSMILDGSIIGESARLIGAARRMNIGDHSLVEMS